Within the Carassius auratus strain Wakin chromosome 18, ASM336829v1, whole genome shotgun sequence genome, the region attttacattcaataatggtatttgtttttcttgttaCATGCTATAAAATTGCGAGTTAATCATTTTGCTTTGGCCCAAAGGGAGCAGAGCTTACTTGACGGCCTCCAGGATCTAAACCGGATGATTGGTGTGAAATATAAAAGGGCAGAGTCTCTTTCCCGTAAACTTCTCCTTCAGTCACTGCATTTGCAACATCCCAGCTCTGTGAGTCTGCTATAAAACCGATgcaataatatataatgaaaacttCCTGCTACATCAAACACAAATGGATTTCTATACTCTATATTTACCATAAATAGAGCTTAGTACTGGAAACTCTCGTTAAGTGTATGTTTTAAATAACCATCATCATTTCTACCTCAGGAATGTGCGACAGTTCGACTGAAGACCAGTGCCAGATTTTCTCCAAATCTCCCAACGTCCAACCAGCAATTAGCTGCAATAGCTAAGAGAAGACTGTCATACGACTTCAACAGAAATATCATGACTTAGTCTCTATATCTGCTGAACATCTTTGACCTGTGCTTCCTTGAAAACAGGAAATACAGGACAGAGGAAAAATACATACTGAAGAACTGAGTATCCATAGGTTCTATTGGAGGATTATTTAAAGTCTATTTCATCTGTCAGCGTCTGTTCTCACTCAGTGTCTGGTAGATTCTGTTTCTCATTCAGCTGTGTATCAATGCACACTATTTCATCCAAATATATGTTTTCCAGTCTTTCAGAATATTGGGGTTCATTTAGGaccaatataaaaaatgtaaagttataaaCCCCTTTGCCAAATTGTTCAGTCCAGTTATCGGAGTCTGGTTATTGGACCCATTTTGATATAACTGATATATTCAGATGAAAATATGTCAATATGCATTTGTGTATTACTTTCAATCATTGCTATGGATGATATTTGTTAGAATAAGAATATTTTTCTGGAGTCATAGCAAACCAGTTAGTGCACATTCTCACAGGGATGTAGATTCACATCTGACCTGTCACATCCCAAACTTTCCTTTCTGCTGTCTcagaaaattgaataaaaaaagaaagtgattttaGGGGGATTGGGACAAGCTCCCTGCAGTCTCTCCTTCACCTGTCTGGAACTGTCAAAGCTAATttccacaaaatgtattttcatacaCCAGATCACAGAAATCCATTTTCTTGTTTCCATGTCTTTTTTCCTTGTGCTTGAAGTACTAAATATAACACTGTAGTGAACCATTTTTAACTCCTGACGAATAGAGACCATATTTTCAgaagtgttttaaaatgaatgttgaCATTTTAAACTGAACCTGTACGCTTGTTTGTTGATCGATGTAATTAAAACATCTTTGAAGGACTGAGTGGAGTGGATAACTTTAGCATTTCATAAGAGACCTGAGCAAATGTGAGAAAAGCTCATGATTTATGAACACAAAATAACTTAAGGCAAGTCTCAACTATGTGCACAAatctacattaaatatatattttatattgcatgATAAAAGCACAGTTCGTAAGCTTTGGTTCCAGTTATGCCAGCAGAACTCTTGAGGACATTGGTTAACTTTGGCTGATCTGAGTGACTTGGCTTCTTGTTTACTAAGATAACAGTTCCCTGTCTCCAGCTGTTCACACTGTCCTCACACACCCTCATCATGAGTGTGTATATGGCAGCGAGGGCTGTTTACTTAGAGTGGACAATATGAAGAGAAAAGCAATAAACTGTTTTGACAGAGACTGCAGCTATTTCTATCTCCTCAGCAGCATGTGACTCTCTCCCTCACTTCATCTTCACAACAGACCCTATCACGAGTTTGAGGATTTTtctgtgttattttgtgtttcaagTGTGGAAATTAAGGTAATTTTGGGACATGATGTACAACTGTTTTTACAAGCTGGGTTTTTATTGATAGGATGCAAATTAACCCAAACTTTGCATCAGTACTGTATACAAAGTAAGGCACATGAATAAACATCTACAGCTTAGGCATAAAATTAATGTCATGGATAAAGCAATGGTCTTCTCTATGAAGTCAATGAAGCTCGAGAAGCAGATGTCATCTTTTTGTAACCAAAAATTGgtaatcagttttttatttttttattggttttgctTGTCTGATTTCCCGCAATTAATTAATGGTCCAGCTGGCAAATCTTTTAATTCCAGATcagcattttttaatataacgTTTATTTCCCCGTCTCCTATTGGTTGGAAGTGTTCCCATGGGAAATACATCAAACTTATTTAAATTGTACCTGCCCTATGGAGGAAATCACCCAAAGCTCATTGGTTCACTTTACAGTAAGTTCAATCAGTAAGTGGTACAATCCAATGGAAAGCACTGGTACTGCCCAATGGAGAGCACCTAAGACTCAGTCTGTATAAGACATCCAGTATTGGAAATACTGTACTAGCAAGCACActtataaaagtttttgtttatgttcAGTTAAAATTATAGAAGCTTAtgtcatggaataaaaaaaaaaagccatttccCACATTTTCTTCTCACAAGTTCTGGGGCCTGTAACCAAGTTTACCAAacaagccaggcttatttcagttagtctgaaaCTGAAAAACTAactgaaaaagtctgaattgtgagatacaaattgTAAAATTGaaagtgagataaaaagtcacaatttgcTACCTTTTCATTTCTGTTCTATAATGCATTTGGGGGGGAAACCGTATTCAAAtgacttttttctcataattgcgaATTTATATCTAGCAGTTCTGTGTTAATATCTTGCAATTATGACTTTGTTCTTGAATTGGGAAAACAAAGTCACAACTTTTATCATGATTATGATGATGGTGATTTTATTGCCACAGAAACAGGCCTCTGTACAACATGCAGGGGCCCACGAAGGGGCAACCAACTCTGTGTAAACAGTTTACACAATGAACTTACTGTAAGTGATGCAAGTCACAATTTCCTTTTATGAGAATGATGTCAATGGTGAAGATGGTGATTTTACAACATGGAGGAGCCCTCGAATTGGGCGAAACCCACACTGTGTAATCAAAAGAGCATTAGCTGTCTAGAAAACTGAAGTTAGTCTTTATCTCATGTGAGTATGATATATCCCAAAACTATTCTTTTCTGTAGGGGTAAAGCTTTTAAGGACCGAGTACACTTTAAGTCTCTTGGTGCTGCTATGAGAGCTCCTGATAGCAATCGCACTATAGATATAAAGCATTTCTCAGTTGAGTGTGAATGAAAGAACTCAAATGAGGAACAAAAATGTTGTTCTGCATCAAACAACCCTATACAACTCAAAGTATCACCCATGTGACTGAGTACACGGGTTATTTCCTGGCCACCGTTACCAACTTTTGTCAGAGGGAGGAGGATTGTGAAAGGGTGGAGTTCAATCAGTCCAACATCAGTGAAGCAAATTAAGACTCGCTGTCACCTCGTTCCTCACAAATCCCATCATGCCCACGGCGTTCAGGTCCTATTTTGTGCCCGGCGGCTTCATATTGGCGTACATCACTTATTTGCTGTTGGGAGCTCTGGCTTTCTCTGCCTTCGAGCGGCCCGTCGAGGAAGCACTGAAGTCAGACCTGATCTCCCTCAAAGCCGAGTTCCTCAACCTCAGCTGCATCAACGCCACGGCTTTTGAAGTTTTCTTGGAAAAAGTTTTAAGAGCGAATAAATACGGCGTGTCGGTCCTTGAAGATTCCCGCACAAACTGGGATCTGGCGTCTTCGCTGTTCTTCGCAAACACGATGGTCACGACAGTGGGTGAGTTTCACAGGAACAGAGTTTAACGGATGTTTCGTGATGTTTGTTTGATGCTGATCATGTCGCGACATTCTAAAACGCTTAACGTTCCTAAACACAGACCAGGGAAACCCAAATTTCTGTCAAACCTTACTTGTAATAAACACAAGCCTACCTACTGTCAAAAGAACGAGCCCTTATTCCACAGATAAAGTGAGTAATATCACATTAAGCGTTTTAAAATGCTCCCTCAAGTCGGACGTTTATATCTGGAGCGAGTGTAGAATACTACAGTTAGTTCATCTCAGAGAACATTAGAACGTGACACGCGCTGAGAAACAAACGTTCCAAAGTTCACCAGAACTGAACTATTACTGTAAGCTTACTGGAGAGTTGGGTTTATTTCCGTTACAGTGTTTTTGACTTTTGTTACttcactaaatatattttattagtagCAGTCTTCGCCTAGGCAGTCACTTTATCACTTTATTTCACTTTACTTTATTTGCACAATGGCAAGATCAACAGGATGTTCATCAACAGGatggaaaaaaaatttttttgcttttttttcaaaCGTTTTGATTCCCCTTTGTGTTGGACTTCCTAAAATGTAAAGGCAGAAACatattttcatctaaaaataCTGACCTTTCAGTAACACACAACTGATTATAACATGATTTCTAACAAGTTTAAACAGCAGAACGAAAGATTCTCCTTTGACCTAATATTTACTTAAAAGTTGATCATTTAAGTTAGTATTTCAAATAACTGAATTAATTTGTTATAGGCTCTCTATGTCCATTGTTGcatgacatgaaaataaaaaatatatttaatcttcTTCAATCATGTTAGTATTGAAAACATCAGATTCacccatttatttattgaattatgatttaaaatgtgcaGGATAACATAAGTCACCTGTAAATGATGGCAAGTGAAGTAGATGGAGTGTGGTTTCAGATGAGTAATTCAGTGTATATCTTTTCAAAATATTTCGAGTGCAATGTGTACATGGCTTCAATACTTCTCATGTACTTGTTAGGCATTTAATTAGAATAACTACCATATGTTTTTTCAGTGGTTTAAATTGTAGCTGTCATCTGCACCGAGCAAAGACCTCTTAATTATATTCCAAGGTTATAAATAACTTTCTTCTTGAGTAATGAGTTTGTCCGTGTCATAcatggaaaaagaagaaaatttgCATGCAATACAAATGTGTGCGGTAACATTCAAATTGTATTGTGCATGAGTGATGCATTATGTTCCGTGTTTAGTAGTGTATGAACATTCGCCTTAAAAGTGATGTTGAGGTTATCTGATGAAATTAGTTTTTGGCAAACCCACATATGACTCCCTTTCAGTCTAAGTTTGGGCATAGTGCGAGCTTTGTTTGCATTAACTGACTTCTAAGTTTAGGTCCTGCAAACAGTATCATGGGAAATCAATCCTTTGACCTGTGTGTCTGTATAAAGCATTCCTTTCATTGAGCATGTTAACCTGTTTAGCTGACCTCTGCATTAGATTACGCTAAAAGCTTTATGCTGTCAGGAAATCATGTGCATTGTATAATTGGCAAGATGAAGGGATATTTCTGGCAAAAATAAagattgtcatcatttactaattactcaccatcacgtggttccaaatctgtaagattttcaaagtgacttacagttggGGAATTCATAAAGCGTCTTCACTTGCATTGTTTTTCTGTTGGaagtactttatttttctttccctctcttccaGGATACGGCTACACTACGCCGCTCTCTGATGCGGGTAAAGCTTTCTCCATCGTGTATGCTCTGATTGGAGTACCCTTCACCATGCTAGTGCTCACAGCCTGTGTCCAGCGCCTCATGCACCCGCTGACCTACGGGCCGATCTCCACGTGCCAGCAGAGGGCAGGCCTGCAGCCACGCGCCGCCAGTGTGCTGCACTTCACCGTTCTGCTGTTTCTGGTGGTGCTTGGCTTCTTCGTGTTGCCCGCTCTGGTGTTCAGTGCCATAGAAGAAACCTGGTCTTTCTTAGACGCCTTCTACTTTTGTTTCATCTCCCTCTGCACTATAGGACTGGGAGACTTTGTGCCGGCAGAAAAGCCAGGACAGAAACTCAGAGCTTTATACAAGATAACAGTCATGGGTAAGAGAAGCCACTTTCCAATTTCAATAATGCTGGTTTATTTTAGAGAGACTTTTTGTTTGTGCTAAAAGGAGTGTGAAAGGCCTTTTTAAACTTTTCTCCAacagaatataaaaatgtaaactttatttaattttttattagctcctattgtttttatatatatatatatatatatatatatatataaaatatttatatttacgaTTTTTTTGaagtatataataacatttttacttttatcagCTTTTTGTGTCCGCATGACCTGTACAGTAATTTTCATCTTTTAAGAGGATTAGTGCTGAAGTTATGAAGGTCTTTTATGACCTAAATAGTCATGCAGTGCCCACTTTTTATTATGTAATTCATAGTTTTATGAAGTCTTTTACTCTTgtgtaaaaatatgaaatgtctACAAAACCgaagcagcaaaaataaataaatatggcattAATTGTCCGTGTTAATGTCAGAATCCCATGCAATAATAATGTCTCAAGATAATACTGTTCCAGGTAgtaaaatccaaataaaaatcgaattattaaaattgtgtaatttatttattataccaGCATCATAAATGGCAGTGGGACAGCactatgtatatattgtattataaatgtagtctttttttttcttctcacggCTCTGAATTACTTCCACTTGTAATTGTTGTCTAATTGTTTGGTGGTGACCTGAGTTTATTCTTTTCTCTTACAGTCTACCTGTTTGTGGGTTTGATGGTCATGTTCCTGGTCCTTCGTACTTTTCACAAGCTTGCAGATGTGCACGGCTGGACTGCTTTCTTTCATCTGCCGACCTGCGAGGAAGATGATGATAAAGAGCCAATAATAGAGCGAGAGCCTGATGACGAATCGGCCGAGGCTAAGAAAGCCTCAATTAAGCCTCTGGATCCCAGCTCTCAAGTGTCCTACAACTCCATCAACAGATAAAACACCAGTGTGCTCCACATTCTGAGGATGGCACGCACCATCAGTGTCCTGCACTTGTAAATTGTCTGGACATGTAACAAACACCTCAAGACAATAGAGTATGAAGATGTACAGTACACCTCACTGCTGGACAGAACCGCTTCTGATGCTTTTCAGGAGCAAAGCATCATTTTCATGAACCAAATGACTTTGttttttcctctgttttcagTTACTGTTGAGTTTCCATTTCTGGTCTTTAAGACTATAGGGATATTGACATTGCTCTAGGAAATTGAAAACTTGCTCATTGTGTCCTAAGTGTGAATCTACTTTAGTGTTGATTTGTTTAGCAGTCGTAACTGATGACTGTTTTCAGGTtaagttacctttttttttttggaaggccTAAGACTGCTCTTGACCACAGAAACGGGAAGAGAATGCCAatactattgtgtgtgtgtgtgtgtgtgtgtgtgtgtgtgtgaaatgaatTGATTCAGTTTTCAGAGCTAATCAGTGGCGGTTCTAGATGTCCAAGCATGTGGAGAACTTCATATGCACTTTATAATTGGCTTTTTATATAGGTTTGTGCTAAACACAATCTTTTTGTCTTTATTATAGTACTgtatgttaattaaatattctgtATCATTACAATTGTATTTTCAATGTTGGATTGTAGGGAAGAAATATTCACTGTCAGAAGAACAAAAGGTGATTTTAAGAAATGCatacacagaaaaataaaataaaagtatttttggtACTTTGTGACTTGATGCATTTGCATGGCCAGGTGTGATGAATATATCTTAACTCTGTGTAGCTGTGGAGTTAAAGCAAGGTTGTACTTTACACACTCTGCTTTATctctttaaatagattttaaaaaatctgtgaTAAACATGTCATTGTGTAGGCCTAGACCAATTGAAATAACCTACCACTCAATCTATAAAAAACCTTTAACTCTAAGTGGAATAAACATGTTTCCTGTCTCCCATATTGTCCCTGTGAATATTAGGAGGAATATTAGCGTAGCTTCCCCCCGCATGACAGAAAAAGTTCAAATTAAGCACTATTATTAAATGAATCTCCATAACTTTCTCTCCAAATAGCTATTGACATGGAACTGGTGGTTTCTTAAATATAATTACTTATTTAGCCACATGATTTCACCAAGCACCACTTTATTTAAAGTACAACAATAGAATACAAAGAGTGATTAATATTCACATTATAATTTCATATTGGCATAGTAAATATTTTGCATAGCCAACTACACGTTCATTGCTTGAAACAGCACCAGTATGTCCATAATGCTCATGTAACATTTAATATCTTCTATTTTAATGACCTTGGTCTTTTTAAAGTATGCTCCTAATGGTAACCTGCAAGGTATGTAAGAACTTAAAGGCAATGGAAAGTGCATATTTCAGAGAATAACATTATTtcataaagcaataaaaaaaataaaaaataaaatggcacaTTCGGAAGGATTCACTTCCAGAAAAATATTGTGTATAACAGTCGCTGAACTCTGATGCCTTGAATGAATCTGCACGAAAGATCATTTCTGGAAACAGAACGAGATGTGCATAAAAAAAGAGGACTAAAGACTGCGGTTTTAACATGAGGTCGCAAAGCCTTATTCAAT harbors:
- the LOC113118643 gene encoding potassium channel subfamily K member 6-like gives rise to the protein MPTAFRSYFVPGGFILAYITYLLLGALAFSAFERPVEEALKSDLISLKAEFLNLSCINATAFEVFLEKVLRANKYGVSVLEDSRTNWDLASSLFFANTMVTTVGYGYTTPLSDAGKAFSIVYALIGVPFTMLVLTACVQRLMHPLTYGPISTCQQRAGLQPRAASVLHFTVLLFLVVLGFFVLPALVFSAIEETWSFLDAFYFCFISLCTIGLGDFVPAEKPGQKLRALYKITVMVYLFVGLMVMFLVLRTFHKLADVHGWTAFFHLPTCEEDDDKEPIIEREPDDESAEAKKASIKPLDPSSQVSYNSINR